One Pseudoalteromonas sp. NC201 DNA segment encodes these proteins:
- the dgt gene encoding dGTPase produces the protein MHFKNKITNERSYNTGGSEASSLESDRGRIINSAALRRLQQKTQVFPLERNAAVRSRLTHSLEVQQNGRYIAKKIVDALVQQGRQDLLQYEDKNGQQVDLSECLVTLSEMACLMHDIGNPAFGHFGEAAINDWFKRYLSQHQQFAKSARAALRYGSKESKASDLAVLNQEMELLLDICSFEGNAQAIRVIHTLSRLNLTYSQCATVMKYTRCATTPKSTVAIDKSYLQKKAGYYFSESGFVSELCDKLQIQVGNRHPVTYIMEAADDIAYCLADMEDAVEKGIISVDELTGCLIEEYQNIAAGFGITDDKLLELMSKKLHYANDKASKHMANFDNEFFIWLRVGLLHPLAEHAKTRFIDNIDAIYEGSFNASLLEDNSHLHAIVKSLKTVAANKVFSNKEVEQLELQGYKITSSILNEYQRVLDLDADEFNAALNGDHDFAIESRLINRISKKYVAVYRETLAKLSDAEQDEPIFEFYYRCRLIQDFISGMTDQFAYDTYRALTALGTTSASL, from the coding sequence ATGCACTTTAAAAATAAAATAACAAACGAGCGTTCTTATAATACCGGTGGCAGTGAGGCAAGTAGTCTTGAAAGTGACCGCGGGCGTATTATCAACAGTGCTGCGCTTAGGCGGCTGCAACAAAAAACTCAAGTGTTTCCGCTTGAGCGTAATGCAGCGGTGCGTTCGCGTTTAACGCACTCGCTGGAGGTGCAGCAAAACGGCCGTTACATTGCTAAAAAAATTGTTGATGCACTAGTGCAACAAGGTAGGCAAGATTTACTGCAATATGAAGATAAAAACGGCCAGCAGGTGGATTTGTCTGAGTGTTTGGTCACCCTGTCAGAAATGGCCTGTTTGATGCACGATATTGGTAACCCTGCGTTTGGTCACTTTGGCGAGGCCGCTATCAATGATTGGTTTAAGCGCTATTTGAGCCAGCATCAACAGTTTGCAAAAAGTGCTCGGGCGGCGCTTAGGTATGGCTCAAAGGAGAGCAAAGCGTCTGATCTGGCGGTGCTGAATCAAGAAATGGAGTTACTGCTCGATATTTGTAGTTTTGAGGGTAACGCCCAAGCTATTCGCGTTATTCATACGCTTTCTCGCCTTAATCTTACCTATTCACAGTGTGCCACTGTGATGAAATATACCCGCTGCGCAACCACACCTAAATCAACCGTAGCCATTGATAAATCTTATCTGCAAAAGAAAGCAGGATACTATTTTAGTGAAAGTGGTTTTGTCAGTGAACTGTGCGACAAATTGCAGATCCAAGTGGGTAATCGCCACCCGGTGACTTATATCATGGAAGCGGCTGACGATATTGCTTATTGCCTTGCTGATATGGAAGACGCTGTAGAAAAAGGCATTATTAGCGTAGATGAGTTAACGGGCTGTTTAATAGAGGAATATCAAAATATCGCCGCAGGATTTGGGATCACCGATGACAAGCTGTTAGAGCTTATGAGTAAAAAGCTGCACTATGCCAATGACAAAGCCAGCAAGCATATGGCGAATTTTGATAATGAATTTTTTATTTGGCTCCGCGTGGGGTTGCTACACCCGCTTGCTGAACATGCCAAAACGCGTTTTATCGATAATATTGATGCGATCTACGAAGGGAGTTTTAACGCTTCGTTACTGGAAGATAATAGCCATCTTCATGCCATTGTAAAGTCATTGAAAACGGTGGCGGCCAACAAGGTATTTTCGAATAAAGAAGTCGAGCAGTTGGAGCTTCAAGGTTATAAGATCACCAGCAGCATATTGAACGAATATCAGCGAGTGCTTGACTTAGACGCTGATGAATTTAACGCAGCATTAAATGGCGACCATGACTTTGCGATAGAGTCGCGATTGATTAATCGGATTTCCAAAAAGTATGTTGCGGTATACCGCGAGACCTTGGCGAAGCTTAGTGACGCAGAGCAAGACGAGCCGATTTTTGAGTTTTATTATCGCTGCCGTCTCATTCAAGATTTTATTAGCGGTATGACCGACCAGTTTGCTTATGATACGTATCGTGCGTTGACCGCCCTTGGAACCACGTCAGCTAGCCTATAA